In Carya illinoinensis cultivar Pawnee chromosome 10, C.illinoinensisPawnee_v1, whole genome shotgun sequence, one DNA window encodes the following:
- the LOC122278033 gene encoding protein CHUP1, chloroplastic-like, producing MVAGKVRLAMGLQKSPSCSKQETPPKPPLPSPSSAKVPQKAVFSRSFGVYFPRSSAQVQPRPPDVTELIRLVEELREKESRLKTELLEYKLLKESVAIVPVLENEIFAKDAELQRASNRIECLEIENQTLRMELEGLKTRMEDERKESEKKVKAMEADISELKRTALDRNRVELIMDNDDISSSQRFQGLIEVSVKSNLIKNLKKGTKCVDSSLSFENQKLEGPDSKKEDTENERPRHSRCNSEDLAESSESALSNLRSRLPRVPKPPPRPSSTTLSPSTSPNSPFFTSESNAPTEQPIPPPPPAKRMVPPPPPPPPKGLKGVPAKVRREPEVVEFYHSLMRRDSRRDSGTTSEAAPATANTRDMIGEIENRSSHLLAIKSDVETQGDFIRFLIKEVESAAFTDIEDVVPFVKWLDDELCYLVDERAVLKHFEWPEQKADALREAAFGYCDLKKLESEASSFRDDARQPCVPALKKMQALLEKLEHGVYNLSRLRESASKKYKVYNIPTDWMLDAGFVSQIKLASVKLATKYMKRVSAELETVGSGPEEEELIVQCVRFAFRVHQFAGGFDVETMRAFQELRDKAKSCHVQCQNQQQQKFVCRPS from the exons ATGGTGGCTGGGAAGGTGAGACTGGCCATGGGGCTGCAGAAGTCTCCGTCCTGCTCGAAGCAAGAGACGCCCCCGAAACCACCATTGCCATCACCGAGCTCGGCTAAGGTTCCCCAGAAAGCGGTGTTCTCCAGGTCCTTCGGGGTTTACTTCCCACGCTCGTCAGCTCAGGTCCAGCCTCGCCCACCTGATGTTACGGAGCTGATTCGTCTGGTCGAGGAGCTCCGTGAGAAAGAGTCACGCTTGAAGACCGAGCTCCTCGAGTACAAGCTTTTGAAGGAGTCCGTCGCCATTGTCCCTGTTCTTGAGAACGAGATATTTGCCAAGGATGCAGAGCTCCAAAGAGCCTCCAACAGAATCGAGTGCTTGGAGATTGAGAACCAGACGTTGAGAATGGAACTGGAAGGGTTAAAGACGAGGATGGAGgatgagagaaaagagagcGAGAAGAAAGTCAAGGCAATGGAGGCTGATATTTCGGAGTTGAAGAGAACAGCGTTGGATCGCAACAGAGTAGAGCTGATCATGGACAATGACGACATTTCATCTTCCCAGAGGTTTCAGGGCCTAATAGAGGTGTCCGTGAAATCAAATCTCATAAAGAACTTGAAAAAGGGAACCAAATGTGTGGACAGCAGTTTGAGTTTTGAGAACCAGAAGCTCGAAGGACCGGATTCGAAGAAAGAGGACACAGAAAATGAGAGACCAAGGCACTCAAGGTGTAACTCGGAGGACCTCGCCGAGTCTTCCGAATCGGCTCTCTCGAATCTCAGATCTCGCCTCCCTAGGGTCCCAAAACCACCACCTAGACCATCATCCACAACCTTATCACCTAGTACATCGCCAAACAGTCCTTTTTTCACTTCCGAGAGCAATGCGCCAACGGAGCAACCGATTCCTCCGCCGCCTCCAGCGAAGAGAATGGTGCCTCCACCGCCTCCCCCGCCACCGAAGGGGTTGAAGGGGGTGCCGGCGAAAGTGAGGAGGGAGCCTGAGGTGGTGGAGTTCTACCACTCCTTAATGCGAAGGGACTCCCGAAGGGATTCAGGCACCACCTCGGAGGCGGCACCGGCCACGGCCAACACTCGTGACATGATCGGCGAAATCGAGAACCGGTCTTCTCATTTGCTCGCG ATTAAGTCAGACGTAGAAACTCAGGGAGACTTCATAAGATTTCTGATAAAAGAAGTTGAGAGTGCAGCATTTACGGACATTGAGGATGttgttccttttgttaaatgGCTCGACGACGAGCTCTGCTACCTG GTGGACGAAAGAGCGGTTCTGAAGCACTTTGAGTGGCCGGAGCAGAAGGCAGATGCACTGCGCGAGGCGGCATTCGGGTACTGTGATCTCAAGAAACTCGAATCCGAGGCTTCCTCCTTTCGCGACGATGCCCGACAACCGTGCGTCCCGGCCCTTAAGAAAATGCAGGCTTTACTCGAAAA GTTAGAACATGGTGTGTACAATCTCTCGCGTTTGAGAGAAtctgcctcaaagaaatataaaGTTTATAATATTCCTACGGATTGGATGCTCGATGCTGGTTTTGTAAGCCAG ATCAAGTTGGCATCTGTAAAATTGGCTACGAAGTACATGAAGAGAGTATCTGCAGAGCTCGAAACAGTTGGCAGTGGTCCAGAAGAAGAAGAGCTCATTGTTCAATGTGTGAGATTTGCATTCAGAGTACATCAG TTTGCTGGTGGCTTTGATGTGGAAACAATGAGGGCGTTTCAAGAGCTGAGAGACAAAGCAAAATCATGCCATGTACAATGCCAAAACCAGCAACAACAGAAATTTGTATGCAGGCCGTCGTAA
- the LOC122280114 gene encoding protein trichome birefringence-like 38, translating into MGVCFQALISAFLHVLLLVSLEQARAGQFHNVSNLKGRKQVSGGCNLFQGQWVFDASYPLYDSSSCPFIDPEFDCQKYGRPDKQYLKYAWKPDTCDLPRFDGMEFLRRWGGKKIMFVGDSLSLNMWESLSCMIHASVPNTKTSIMRKDPLSSATFQEFGVTLHLYRAPYLVDIVREDVGRVLTLDSIQGGKAWNGMDMLIFNTWHWWTHTGRSQPWDYIREGTNLYQDMDRLTAFYKGLTTWANWVDLNVDPTKTKVFFQGISPTHYLGAEWNRPKKNCDGEVEPISGSTYPAGAPPATAVVNQVLSKIKKPVYLLDITKLSQLRKDAHPSSYSGEHPGMDCSHWCLPGLPDTWNQLLYAADLVM; encoded by the exons TAAAAGGTAGGAAGCAAGTGAGCGGTGGGTGCAATTTGTTCCAAGGACAATGGGTGTTTGATGCTTCTTATCCTCTCTATGATTCTTCGAGCTGCCCCTTCATAGACCCAGAGTTCGATTGCCAAAAGTATGGCAGACCCGATAAACAGTACCTCAAGTATGCTTGGAAACCTGACACCTGTGACTTACCCAG GTTTGATGGGATGGAATTTCTGAGGAGGTGGGGAGGGAAGAAGATAATGTTCGTGGGCGACTCGCTGAGTTTGAACATGTGGGAATCATTGTCGTGTATGATCCACGCGTCGGTGCCCAATACAAAAACATCCATCATGAGGAAAGACCCACTGTCTTCTGCGACTTTCCAG GAATTTGGTGTCACTTTGCATCTATACCGTGCACCATACCTTGTTGATATAGTTAGAGAAGACGTTGGCCGAGTGCTGACGCTGGATTCAATCCAGGGCGGGAAGGCATGGAACGGGATGGACATGCTGATCTTCAACACGTGGCATTGGTGGACCCACACGGGAAGATCTCAACC GTGGGATTATATAAGGGAAGGGACAAACTTGTACCAAGATATGGACCGTCTGACTGCATTTTATAAGGGGCTCACCACATGGGCCAACTGGGTCGACCTCAATGTTGATCCTACCAAAACCAAGGTTTTCTTCCAGGGCATCTCTCCCACCCATTATCT GGGCGCAGAGTGGAATCGACCCAAAAAGAATTGTGATGGAGAAGTCGAACCAATATCTGGGTCAACCTATCCGGCCGGTGCACCTCCAGCCACCGCTGTGGTGAACCAAGTGTTAAGTAAGATTAAGAAACCTGTTTACTTGCTTGACATAACGAAGTTGTCACAGTTGAGAAAGGATGCACACCCTTCCTCATATAGTGGTGAGCATCCCGGCATGGACTGCAGCCACTGGTGCCTTCCTGGACTCCCTGATACTTGGAACCAACTACTATACGCAGCTGACCTTGTCATGTGA